In Ananas comosus cultivar F153 linkage group 10, ASM154086v1, whole genome shotgun sequence, the following proteins share a genomic window:
- the LOC109716518 gene encoding uncharacterized protein LOC109716518, which translates to MLLTVEGGGFFSSSASGYRSGLSLLLLGRRREEGQMRVLPWTQNQFVEREVDPNLHLASRRSPTSYRCSSFTCFRHISTVTEGPNLPKVGPLCRSVSLPDSASASASQRSNDSSTSEMERAIPPKSILKRSSTDCSALVGQATDALGLTREEQDNVSICIERRKVHWTDKCGKELAEIREFELSDMDPFDDDSGRGTERRCGCIIQ; encoded by the exons ATGTTATTGACTGTAGAAGGAGGAGgatttttctcttcttcggCTTCGGGGTATAGAAGCGGCCTTTCTCTTCTGCTCTTAGGTCGGAGGAGAGAAGAAGGACAAATGAGAGTTCTGCCATGGACTCAGAACCAATTCGTAGAGCGAGAAGTTGACCCTAACCTTCACCTGGCTTCGAGGAGAAGCCCAACCTCCTACAGATGTTCTTCCTTTACTTGCTTTCGGCACATTTCGACAGTCACAGAGGGCCCCAATCTGCCTAAAGTGGGTCCCTTATGCCGATCTGTATCTCTCCCTgattctgcttctgcttctgcttctcagAGAAGCAATGACTCCTCAACCAGTGAGATGGAAAGGGCGATACCTCCTAAGAGTATTCTTAAGAGGTCATCTACTGATTGTTCTGCGTTAGTCGGTCAAGCTACTGATGCACTTGGCCTGACGAGAGAGGAGCAGGATAATGTATCTATTTGCATTGAGAGGAGGAAAGTGCACTGGACAGATAAGTGCGGAAAGGAGCTTGCGGAGATAAGGGAATTTGAGCTCAG TGACATGGACCCATTTGATGATGACAGTGGTCGTGGCACTGAAAGAAGATGCGGATGTATTATCCAGTAA
- the LOC109716370 gene encoding uncharacterized protein LOC109716370: MQITSIHPPYPSPLPRRERERERERERGRESSGIASMAKKRKSDAARLEEAGRATHSSFCGAANALSQLYAQAMAHQKIALHAGERHALEKIYQWILDQRDEGSSVAVADIVAYLQTEIDYETEDLSVPPGMQFPQQQPQSSLSCPATNGAAPRTSRTDHTKCPALSNALSSPKSQSPVPFHLVQCGRYNLNGNGSRDQVLDCSRLSQELPSNPGSSNSAMEICTKGTHEP; encoded by the exons ATGCAAATTACAAGTATCCATCCCCCTTACCCGTCTCCTCTTCCTCgccgcgagagagagagagagagagagagagagagagggcgagaGAGCTCGGGAATCGCATCCATGGCGAAGAAGAGGAAATCGGACGCGGCGCGGCTCGAGGAAGCGGGTCGAGCGACGCACTCAAGCTTCTGCGGCGCTGCGAACGCGCTTTCGCAGCTCTACGCGCAAGCCATGGCGCACCAGAAGATCGCGTTACACGCCGGGGAGCGCCACGCCTTG GAGAAAATATATCAGTGGATTTTGGATCAGCGCGACGAAGGATCAAGCGTGGCAGTCGCTGATATAGTTGCTTATTTGCAG ACTGAAATAGATTACGAAACAGAGGACTTGTCAGTTCCTCCAGGCATGCAATTTCCCCAACAGCAACCTCAATCTTCTCTCTCCTGTCCAGCGACTAATGGAGCAGCTCCTCGAACAAGTCGCACTGATCATACGAAATGTCCAGCTCTCTCAAATGCTCTCTCTAGTCCTAAAAGCCAGAGCCCAGTGCCTTTTCACTTAGTCCAGTGTGGAAGGTACAACTTAAATGGAAATGGAAGTCGAGATCAAGTGCTCGACTGTTCTAGGCTAAGTCAGGAATTACCTAGCAATCCAGGTTCCAGCAATTCAGCTATGGAGATATGCACAAAAggaacccatgaaccataa